One Verrucomicrobiota bacterium genomic window, ACAACGAAATAAAATTCCTCAGCCCGGATGTGCTTGTGCAGCGTGTTGGCGCTGTTTGGCGGCAGCCGCCAAAGGCGCGCGCCGAGAATCTCACTTTTAGTCCGCTCCAAAAAATCCGCATTGGGAATCTTCATCAGATTGGAGGGCCGCCAATGGAGGTCTTCCGGTTTGATCAAAAAATAGCTGTCAATGGGTTTCATGGTGTCGGTTGTAGCCTGCCCCAACTGCCGCAACAACCCAAGCATGTCCATTTCAACCCATTCCTCGGCGACCCTTCGTTCTTCAAGGCGGTAAAGCGTGATGCCGGTGACGCGAATGGACCTGCCCGTCGCGGGCAAACCGTTGAATGCGCCGCGATGAGTCCCCGTGATTTCCCAGCGGACCGCAATCTTGTCGCCGTTGAAAACCCAATCGAGCGCTGCACGCCGAAGATCGGGAAAGGCGGCCCGGACCGCAGCCAGCACGGCTCTGACTGCGGCGCGACCAACTACCGGGGTCGGCGAAGAGGGATCGTGCGCAACGAAATTTGGGTGAAGCACGTCCTCCGCCGCCGCGAAGTCGCCTCGATTCCAACCATACTCATAACCTTTGCGGATCAGGTTGATGGCGTCTTGTTCGGTCATGTTCATTTGACAAAGAAAAATTATTTACGGGAGCGGTCGCCTCGACCAAATGCCTGCCCGCGTTGGTCGAGCCGAAGCCGAACACTGGCATGTCTTCTGGCACGCGGCCTACGAAGTGGATTGGTGCTGCAGTTGCTCATAAACTTGCGGTCTCTTGGACTTAAGGAAATCAAAACCGGCTGGCGTTACGCGGACCAGCGAATGGCCATTCGCAAACGCCGTCTGCACGAGTCCACGATCAGTCGCGTTCTCCCAAACCGTAAGCCTTGGACAGGATGTGCGCCACGCATCCATCGTTTCCTGGTAGGTGCGTTCCTTTCGTCCAACCCACTCCAGAAGATCGAGGATTAGATTCTCAACCGTATCGGTCATGGCGGTCACATATTTGGTTTCACGACGACCCTACACGCTTGCCGTATCGTTGCTCACTCTGCAACGGGTCTTTAGTCCCATCCGCTTTGCGGAACAGTCGCCGCGTTCGAGCCTCCAACCCGCATGAATGAACGCAAGACAACCGTCCTTGACCGTTCCGCGAATCGGCCGTTCGGAGTCCCGCGTTTACGCGGCCTGGCCCGCCTGAAGGCGGGACTCCGAACGCGTGGCCATCTGTTCTCGAAGCGTTGCAAATCCGGGCGATCCAATTAACCTATGACTTGCACAATAACCAGTTCAACCAGTCGCATCATGAGAAATATTCTTCCATGCCTCGGCGGCGTCCTGGCCGCGGTGATTGTTTCCGGCTGCGTCGCTTCGCACGATGCCACCAGCGCGCAGAAACCATCCTTGAACAACTTGGGCCAGCATGCGTTCAAGATCACGACTAAGTCCGCCGAAGCTCAGCGCGCCGTTAATCGCGGGCTGACTTGGGCATATTCGTTCGGACACTTCGCGGCCGAGCAGGAGTTCCGCGCGGCGCTCGTTGCCGATCCCGATTGCGCCATGGCGTGGTGGGGCATCGCGCTGGTCAACGGCCCGCACATCAACTTCCCGCTCGTGCCGCCGGACAAGGCCGCAAAGGCGTGGGAAGCCGTCACCACCGCGCAACGACTTGCCGCGCCCTGCTCGCCGTTGGAAAAATCGCTGATCAGCGCGCTCGCCAAACGTTACGCCAATCCGCAACCCGAAGATCGCGCTCCATTGGACAAGGCTTATGCCGATGCCATGCGCGAAGTGTGGCGGGCGAATCCGGCCGACGCGGACATCGCCACGCTGTTCGCCGAGGCGACGATGGATTTGCATCCGTGGAATTATTGGAACAAAGGCGCGGCCCAGCCTTGGACCGGTGAAATAGTGGACACGCTGGAAGCCGCCATGCGCCTTGCACCCAAACATCCCGGCGCAAACCACTACTACATTCACATCGTCGAGGCCTCCGCCTCGCCGGAACGCGCGTTGGTCGCGGCGAATCGTTTACGCCATCTCGTGCCGGACTCGAGCCACATGGTTCACATGCCGTCGCACATCTACGCCCGCGTTGGCCAGTGGGAGAATGCCGCCATTGCGAATCGCCACGCGATGCAGGCGGATGCCCGCTATCGCGCCGCCTTTCTTCGGCCCGGCTTCTACGCGATGTATATGGCGCACAACGCGCATTTCCTCGCCTACGTCAGCATGATGCAGGGTCGCAGCGCGGAGGCGATTGCGCTCGCGGACAAAGTGGTTTCGGGCATCCCGGAGGATTTCATCCGCGACTACGCAGCGATTGCGGACGGCTTTATGATCTTTCGCTCCGAGGTCTTGATGCGTTTTGGACGCTGGGAGGAAATCTTGAAAGAACCCGAGCCTGCGAAGGAATTCTTTCTGGCCAAAGCGCTCTGGCATTACACGCGAGCTGTGGCGCTCACGGCCTTGGGCCGGATGGCCGAAGCCCGCCATGAGCGCGCGTTGCTCGACAAAGCCAGCGCTGCCGTCCCGACTGACCGCACCTTTGGCAACAACCCGGCAGCGGACATTCTTGCCATTGCTGCGCTGACGCTTGACGGGGAGATGCTGGCGAAGGCGGACAAGTTCGACGAAGCCGTGGCCAAGCTGCGCGAGGCGGTGCGATTGGAGGACAAACTGGTTTACGACGAGCCGCCGGACTGGATTCAACCGGTGCGCCACACGCTTGGCGCGGTGCTTATGCGCGCAGGTCGCGCGGCGGAGGCGGAGGCGGTCTATCGCGAAGACCTGAAAATTTATGCCGAGAACGGCTGGTCGCTGATGGGTTTGCGCGATTCCTTGGAAGCGGAGGGCAAGCGGGCGGAAGCCGCTGCGGTCGGGAAGCGATTCCGCCGGCAATGGGCGAAGGCCGACATCACGCCGCCGTCCACCTGTTACTGCCAGATTCTGAAGCGGAAATAAGCGGTGGATTGCGGGTCGAAGCCAGGCTGATCGTCCTGGTGTCATGTTCATTTGACGGTGAGAGGTCGTTCGCGATCTCGAACGCCTCAATCAAAAAGATTTTCGCGCTAATCGAGCCGAAGCCGGAATCCGAACACGGGCAAATTCTCCTGCATGAAGTCCAAATCGTTAGACCGCTGGAAGCCCATCTGCTCGTAAAGCCTCCACGCGATCTGCATTGCCTGGGTGGTATGCAGGACAACCTGCGAATGTTCTTTCTTCCTCGCCAACTCGATGCACGCGTTGGTCAAAGCCCTACCCGCTCCCGCTCCTCTGTGCTTGAGTCCCACGCCAAGGAGACGAATGCCAGAGGTATTCCGTAGCGTAGTCGCGCTGCCGCCGCTGCCATATTGAGACATGTCGCCGAAGTAAACGACACCGCCCACCAGCTCGCCCGCGTTCGAGATTGCGACCAGCACCTTGGCCTCTTTCCTTTCAGTGAAACGTCCGATGTTGGCCAGCATCTCATAATACTTGGGCTGCTCCGCGGGAGTCGGAAACCCCTCCAACCCGGAATAGACTTCGACCATCAATCGGCCGAGCGAGTCGAACTCGTCATCACGGATTTCCCGGATGTGCAGGCGCGGATTCATCGGTTGTCGGCCGTACGTTTGCCGTATCGTTACCCACTACGCAATGGGTCTTTAGTCCCGCCCGGTTTGCGGAACATTCGTCGCTTTCGAGTTTCCCACCCACATGAATGAACGCAAGCGCACGGTCTTTCAATTCATCCAGACACTAGCTTTCACCGGCTTGATGTTCGCGACCGGCGCTCAGGAAGTGTCCATTCCCGACCCGGGACTAAACGCCGCGGTCCGCGAGGCGTTGCAAAAACCCAGCGGCCCATTGACGGAGCAGGACCTGTTGAGCTTGACGGTTCTGAACGCAAGCGACCGGAGCATCAGCAGCACGGAAGGGCTGGAAGCAGCTCGAAATCTGACGGCGCTGGACCTTGATTCCAACTCGCTTACCAACTTCACGCTGCCGAGCGGTTTGACCAATCTGGAAATGCTCCAGGTTAATTTCAATCCGCTCACTCAGTGCATCATTCCGCCCGGGCTGACCAAACTCAGTGCGCTCGACCTCTTCGCCAATCGCCTCACCAACTTTGTCCTTCCGGGCGGGTTGCCGAATTTGACTCAGCTCGACCTCGGTTTTAATTCACTCGCCCAGTGCTCGCTTCCAGACGGGCTGACGAATCTGGACACATTGTTTCTCGAAGGCAATCGGCTGGCCACTTTCACTCTACCCGCGGGCCTCACCGCGCTGACCAAGCTTGACCTCGCGGGCAATGCACTCACCAACTTCGCGCTGCCTTCGGACGCGACGAACCTGGTCAATGTGCTCCTCTTCGGCAATCAACTCACGAACGTGACCTTGCCGCCGAATCTGAACCAGTTGGCCGGTCTGCTTCTTGATTTCAATCGCCTCAGCAGTCTCGCCTTGCCGGCGGGGCTGACCAACTTGAGCAGGCTCACTCTCAACGGCAATCAACTGACCAACCTGACCTTCCCTACGGACATGACGGACCTGGCTTTTCTCGACGTTCGTGGCAATCAACTCACCAACCTCACGTTGACTCCTGGCCTGACGAAGTTGACGGCGCTCTTCGTGGACGGCAATCCGCTCACGACCTTCGTGTTGTCCGAACCGCTGGCGGCCACGAATTTGGCCGACACGGTTTCGTCTCTCCGGAATCAAGGCGTCGCTGTGTTTACCTACGCGCTGGATGTACGGTTGATAGCGCCAGAAGTGATAACGAATGGGGCATTTAGGTTCGCACTCGTCGGACCGCCGGGAGACTACACCGTCCTCGGCTCGACTGATCTCGCGGCGTGGGACGAACTCGGCGTTGCGACCAACCAATTCGGCTTCGCCAGGTTTGTTGACTCGACCGCCGCGCCCTCTCCCCAGAAGTTTTACCGCGTGCGCGCGCCGTGAGTTGACATTCCCGCCATTCGGATTCCACAAATCAACATGAACTCCGACAAACTATTAACCCAACAAGGCCGTAACTTCTCCGCCGTGCAGACCGGCCCGGCGCATGAACTCTCTCGCTTCAGCTTCAACCATCCGCGGCTGCCCAGGCCGGCGAAAGGCAAAGTCTTCCTGAAAGATTTGCTCGGGCTGACCGGCATGGAAGTTTCGCTCAATAGACTACCTGCCGGAAAAGGCATGCCGTTCCTACACGTGCACCGACAAAGCGAAGAGCTTTACATCTTCACGGGCGGGCGCGGACAGTTTCAGGTGGACGGCGAAATTATCCCGATCGAGCCGGGGACGGTGATCCGCGTGTCGCCCGACGGCGAGCGCGCTTGGAAGAATGACTCGACGGAGGATCTTTATTTCGTTTGCACCCAGGCCCGAGTCGGTTCGATGGGGGGCAGCACGATTGAAGACGGTCTGCCTATCGCGAAACCCTTCACCTGGCCGGATTGAATTTATGCCACAACTCATCCCAACGCCGACGCGCATCACCGCCGCGGGCAACAAGCCAAAAATCATCGAAGAATTTATCGGTCGTGTGAACTCGCAGGAAGCGCGCTTGAGCATCGCGCATATGCACAGCCCCGGCGGCTGGGTTGAGCCGGGGCAGAAGCCCGAGTTTGATGAATTTACCGTCGTCCTCGCGGGCACGTTACGCGTGACCCACAAGGACGGCGTCCTCGACGTGTCCGCGGGCCAGGCGGTCACCACGCGCGCCGGCGAATGGGTGCAATACAGCACGCCCCATCCCGATGGCGCGGATTACATCGCCGTGTGCCTGCCCGCGTTCTCTCCGCAGACGGTGCATCGCGACGGCGCGTAGTCTCATTCAGGATGAAGGCGACGAGAGGAGATTACACGCTGAGTTGCTCAGAGGCCGACCAACAGGCTGAACGGATTCACGCGTATCTCACGCGCTCCTACTGGGCCAACGGCATTTCACTCGAACTCGTAAAGCGGAGTATCGCCGGCTCGCTGTGTTTCGGCATATTCCATCAAGGCGAGCAGGTGGCTTTCGCGCGAGTGGTGACCGATCGAGCGACGTTCGCCTATCTCGGCGACGTGTATGTGACGGTGGTTGCGCATCCGGATCTTCAGGGACTTCGCCGCTTCACGCTGGCGACGCGTGATGCGCACGGCCTGTATGCGAAGTTTGGTTTTGCCGCGCCGGCGCAGCCCGAAATGCTGATGGAGATTGCGAAGCCGGGATTGTATCTCCGCCAAGACGTGTCTGAAAACGACGCGCCCCTGCGCGCAGAATGACCTGACCGCTGCACTCAACGGCATTGGACTGTCGTCCCATCGCGAGAGGTTGCATCGGCCACCGCAACGTTCGGAGTCCCGCGTTTACGCGGCCGGGCGTCCACACCGCAAGGGCCGCGTAAACGCGGGACTCCGAACGGCACTCCGAACTGATCGCGGACTGCACCCGGCACTTCTGTTTGGAGGCTCTCATCGCGAGTCCCACCGACCTGCTCCTTAGTCCCATTGTGTCGTCCCCGCGTTCGGAGCACAGAATGGCAGTCTCAAATTTTGATTCAGCACCAAGCCGAACGAATAATGAATGCAGCCGATCAATTTGAAGCCATTGTGAGCGAGTATTACGAACCGCTCTACCGGTTCGCGATGAGCCTCACGCGCGCGGAGGTCGACGCGCGGGATTTGACCCAGCAGACATTTTACATCTGGGCGACGAAAGGACATCAACTGCGCGACATCACCAAGGTCAAGACCTGGCTGTTCACGACGCTGCACCGCACGTTCCTCGCCACGCGCCAAAGGCAGAGCAAATTTCCTTGTTGCGAATTGGACGAAGCTTCTCAGGACCTGCCGGCGCTCATGCCGGAACCCGCCGTGCCGCTGGACGCTGCACAAGCCCTGTCCGCGTTGGCGCGAGTGGACGAGGTCTCCCAAGCCGCCGTGGCGCTCTTCTATCTGGAGGACTGGCCCTACAAAGACATCGCCGCAATTCTCGACGTTCCGATCGGCACGGTCAAATCGCGCATCGCCCGCGGCCTCGCGCAGCTCCGGAAAATTCTTACGTCGGACGGCAGCGTCGCTGAACGCATTCATTTGGAACGGGACTTAAGTGCCACTCGCCTCCAGGAACAACTCGGCAACTTCTAAATCCTAAGTCAGTCACTGCCGCGTTTGGCAGCGGCATTAACTCACAGAACAAAAATTACATGATGAAAAAGTCACAACTCAATTGGGCCGGCCGATGTTTCGTTCCGGCAATCAAATCCCTCAAGTCCACGATGCTGCTGCTGTGCGCCGCGGCCGCCTTGACCGCGCGAGCCGATGCCGATGATCGCGTGCCCGACCTGCCGCCCGTCTGCGCGAGGATCGCGGCGCCCGAGGGCAACCAGGTTGTCTTCCACGTTTATGCGGTCGGGGTGCAAATCTATCGCTGGGACGGGAGCGCCTGGACGTTTGTTGCGCCCAACGCAGTTCTTTACGCCGACGCCGATCACCAAGCGCAAGTCGGGACGCACTTCGCCACGCCGACCGGACCGGCTTGGGAAAGCACCAGCGGCAGCCGGGTCGTGGAGCAGCGGGTGGACGGCTGCACGCCGGATTCGACCGCGATTCAATGGCTGCTCTTGCGGACCCTTTCGGAAGAGGGAGCGGGTGTCTTTAGCGGCGTGAACTACGTGCAGCGCGTCAACACGGTCGGCGGATTGTCGCCATCCACCGCGGGCGCGTTCGTCGGCGAGGAAAAGCAGGTGCCCTACACGGCGGAATACTTTTTTTATCGTCCGACAACCGAGCGCTACCGCCAGACCAATCTGGTGTCGGACCTGCCGGACGTGGCGCAGTTGCAAGACATCAATCTCGTCAACGCGTGGGGCGTTTCGTTTGGCGGGGCCGGCCCGTTTTGGGTGAACAATAACGGCACGGGCAAGTCAACGCTGTATGCCGTGACCAACGATGCCAACGGCGCGGAGATCGTTACGAAGCAAACGCTCGAAGTCACGATTCCCGGCGGCGCTCCAACCGGCGTAGTGAGCAACAACAAAGGCGGTTTCAACGGCGACGTCTTCCTGTTCGCCAGTTTGGACGGCACCATTTCGGGCTGGCGTTCCGCCTTGGGAACGACGGCTGAAACGCTGGCGACTCGAGCGAGCGCGGTTTACTCAGGGTTGGCGCTCACGACGAACTCCAGCGGCCCGCTGCTCCTGGCGGCCAATTTCGCCGGGGGCACACTCGATGCCTTCGGCCCGAGCGCGAATCTCGTCGCGCAATTCACCGACGCGAGCGCGCCGGCTGGTTACGCGCCCTTCAATGTTCAGGTGGTCAACGGCGCGGTGTTCGTGATGTTCGCCAAACATGAAGCTGGCGATGGACGCGGTCTAATCGACGTGTTCGAACCGGAGACCGGTGCGTTCCATCGCTTCGCGACCGGGACGGACGCGGGCGGCAAGCTGGCCCAGATCAACTCGCCTTGGGGAATAGCGTTGGCGCCAAAAACTTTTGGAAAACATGGTGGCGACTTGCTCGTCGGCAATTTTGGAAGCGGCACGATCATGACGTTCGGCTTGGACGGCAAATTCCACGGCCTGCTCAAGGGCCTGGACGGTGGAGCGATCGAGATCGAGCGGCTCTGGGGATTGACCTTTGGCAACGGCGGCCGGGCGGGAAGTCCGGATGCGCTGTTCTTTGCCGCGGGACCGGTTGCCGAAACTCATGGGTTGTTCGGCAACCTGAAGCCGGCAGCCGAAACCGAATCACACGAATAACCGACTGGAGAACATTCATGCCACTACTCAATGTCAAACTGATGGAAGGCGTTTTCACGCCCGACCAAAAGCAGGAAATGATCCGCAAGCTCACCGACGTGATGGTGTCGGTCGAAGGAGAATCCATCCGCCCTGCGACGTGGATTATCGTCGAAGAAGTCAAGAGTAGAGAATGGGGTGTTGGCGGAAAAACCGTCAGCACCGCGGATGTAAAAGCCCGCGCGGTCAGCAAGCCAGCAAGCTGAGGCCTTTTTCAATACTCCAGCGCGCCCGGCCATCACCTCGTGATTGCGATTTACGCTGGTGATGAGCCGGGTCGTTGGAGTAGAAGTCGAAGCCGCCAAAATTTATGTCTGCGAAACCAACAGCATTCGCCGCGAAACTTGAGCCGCCTTATTACGCGGTCATTTTTTCCTCGCAACGCACCGAAGGAGATCGTGGTTACGAACGAATGGCCGAGCGCATGTTCGAGCTGGCTTCCACGCAGCCCGGTTTTCTTGGAGTGGAAAGCGCGCGGGATGCGGACGGTTTCGGCATCACCATTTCATATTGGTCGAGTGCCGAGGCGATCGCCGCGTGGAAGGCGCACCTGGATCACAAGCCAGCCCAGGAAGCCGGCAAAAGAGTGTGGTATGCCGATTATCAGGTCAAAATCGCAAAGGTGGAGAGAGCTTATGGAAAAACGCCAGCGGCTTGAACATTTGAAGCGTGCCTGATCATCATACAAGGAAAACACTGCCATGCTCCAACTGAGACCTACTTGCGAGAACTGTAACGCGGCGCTTCCGCCAGATTCAACGGACGCGATGATCTGTACCTTTGAATGCACCTTCTGCCGTTCCTGCGTCGAAAACATCCTCGACAACGTCTGCTCGAATTGCGGCGGCGGTTTTTGTCCCCGGCCCATCCGGCCGAAGAACGACTGGAAAGCAGGCGACTACCTCGGCGCGTATCCGGCGAGCACTACGGTAAAACATCGCCCCGTGGATCCACGCCAACACAAGCAATTCGCCGCCGCCATCAAATCTATTCCCCCGGAACAGCGATGACTAACGTTTCACACTGAAACCACTGCGAACGAACATCCAAACAAAAACGAACCAAACCTATGTATAACAAAGCAAACCTGACCAAGCTAAAAAAGATGGACACTCTCGCGCCACAATTGATGAAAGCCTTCTGGGCCTTCGACAAAGCGGCCGTCGCCGATGGAGCAATTCCTGTGAAATACAAGGAACTCATTGCCGTCGCCGTCGCGCTCACCACCCAATGCCCATATTGCATCGACATTCACAGCACCAACGCGCGCAAGGCGGGAGCAACTGACGCCGAGATCACCGAGGTTGCGATGGTCGCCGCCGCCCTGCGCGCGGGAGCAGCCGTCACACACGCCACGCACGCCCTGCCCGATTAAACCTACGCCGCGCTGTCCATGAGAAATGGTTTTCAGGAATTCGGCATGAGTTTGCCCTATTACCACGTGGATGCATTCACCGGCAGGCAGTTCTCCGGAAACCCTGCCGGCGTCTGCTTGCTGACGGATTGGCTGCCGGACGCGACACTCCAGCGTATTGCCAACGAGAACAATCTTGCGGAGACGGCGTTCGTCGTGCACCGCGAATCCGCTTTCGACCTTCGCTGGTTTACGCCGACGATCGAGGTCGATTTGTGTGGTCACGCCACGCTCGCTTCCGCGCACGTTATTTTCCGACACCTCGGCTACCGCCCTTCCGTGATTCGCTTCCGAACACGATCGGGCGCGCTTACGGTCACTCACCGCGAGGAACTCTTGACGCTCAATTTTCCGGCGCGACCGGCCGCGGTTTGCGCCACCCCAGCCGAGTTGATCGCAGCGCTCGGCCATGCACCGACCCTCACCGCCAAAGCCCGCGACTACGTCGCTATATTCGACACGGAGCAAGCCATCCGGGAGCTTCAGCCGGACCTGGCGGCGGTGGCCCGACTCGATG contains:
- a CDS encoding ester cyclase, whose translation is MNMTEQDAINLIRKGYEYGWNRGDFAAAEDVLHPNFVAHDPSSPTPVVGRAAVRAVLAAVRAAFPDLRRAALDWVFNGDKIAVRWEITGTHRGAFNGLPATGRSIRVTGITLYRLEERRVAEEWVEMDMLGLLRQLGQATTDTMKPIDSYFLIKPEDLHWRPSNLMKIPNADFLERTKSEILGARLWRLPPNSANTLHKHIRAEEFYFVVEGVGRIRVGDDTLTVPKHGGVLVGPGQLRQVFNDTESDVLWLIVGAPEEVEFLPGAKAKPDMSLIYPVDPKQLPAELKGVEWPPKT
- a CDS encoding GNAT family N-acetyltransferase, which gives rise to MNPRLHIREIRDDEFDSLGRLMVEVYSGLEGFPTPAEQPKYYEMLANIGRFTERKEAKVLVAISNAGELVGGVVYFGDMSQYGSGGSATTLRNTSGIRLLGVGLKHRGAGAGRALTNACIELARKKEHSQVVLHTTQAMQIAWRLYEQMGFQRSNDLDFMQENLPVFGFRLRLD
- a CDS encoding leucine-rich repeat protein: MNERKRTVFQFIQTLAFTGLMFATGAQEVSIPDPGLNAAVREALQKPSGPLTEQDLLSLTVLNASDRSISSTEGLEAARNLTALDLDSNSLTNFTLPSGLTNLEMLQVNFNPLTQCIIPPGLTKLSALDLFANRLTNFVLPGGLPNLTQLDLGFNSLAQCSLPDGLTNLDTLFLEGNRLATFTLPAGLTALTKLDLAGNALTNFALPSDATNLVNVLLFGNQLTNVTLPPNLNQLAGLLLDFNRLSSLALPAGLTNLSRLTLNGNQLTNLTFPTDMTDLAFLDVRGNQLTNLTLTPGLTKLTALFVDGNPLTTFVLSEPLAATNLADTVSSLRNQGVAVFTYALDVRLIAPEVITNGAFRFALVGPPGDYTVLGSTDLAAWDELGVATNQFGFARFVDSTAAPSPQKFYRVRAP
- a CDS encoding cupin domain-containing protein; this translates as MNSDKLLTQQGRNFSAVQTGPAHELSRFSFNHPRLPRPAKGKVFLKDLLGLTGMEVSLNRLPAGKGMPFLHVHRQSEELYIFTGGRGQFQVDGEIIPIEPGTVIRVSPDGERAWKNDSTEDLYFVCTQARVGSMGGSTIEDGLPIAKPFTWPD
- a CDS encoding cupin; amino-acid sequence: MPQLIPTPTRITAAGNKPKIIEEFIGRVNSQEARLSIAHMHSPGGWVEPGQKPEFDEFTVVLAGTLRVTHKDGVLDVSAGQAVTTRAGEWVQYSTPHPDGADYIAVCLPAFSPQTVHRDGA
- a CDS encoding GNAT family N-acetyltransferase; translated protein: MKATRGDYTLSCSEADQQAERIHAYLTRSYWANGISLELVKRSIAGSLCFGIFHQGEQVAFARVVTDRATFAYLGDVYVTVVAHPDLQGLRRFTLATRDAHGLYAKFGFAAPAQPEMLMEIAKPGLYLRQDVSENDAPLRAE
- a CDS encoding RNA polymerase sigma factor, coding for MNAADQFEAIVSEYYEPLYRFAMSLTRAEVDARDLTQQTFYIWATKGHQLRDITKVKTWLFTTLHRTFLATRQRQSKFPCCELDEASQDLPALMPEPAVPLDAAQALSALARVDEVSQAAVALFYLEDWPYKDIAAILDVPIGTVKSRIARGLAQLRKILTSDGSVAERIHLERDLSATRLQEQLGNF
- a CDS encoding TIGR03118 family protein — encoded protein: MMKKSQLNWAGRCFVPAIKSLKSTMLLLCAAAALTARADADDRVPDLPPVCARIAAPEGNQVVFHVYAVGVQIYRWDGSAWTFVAPNAVLYADADHQAQVGTHFATPTGPAWESTSGSRVVEQRVDGCTPDSTAIQWLLLRTLSEEGAGVFSGVNYVQRVNTVGGLSPSTAGAFVGEEKQVPYTAEYFFYRPTTERYRQTNLVSDLPDVAQLQDINLVNAWGVSFGGAGPFWVNNNGTGKSTLYAVTNDANGAEIVTKQTLEVTIPGGAPTGVVSNNKGGFNGDVFLFASLDGTISGWRSALGTTAETLATRASAVYSGLALTTNSSGPLLLAANFAGGTLDAFGPSANLVAQFTDASAPAGYAPFNVQVVNGAVFVMFAKHEAGDGRGLIDVFEPETGAFHRFATGTDAGGKLAQINSPWGIALAPKTFGKHGGDLLVGNFGSGTIMTFGLDGKFHGLLKGLDGGAIEIERLWGLTFGNGGRAGSPDALFFAAGPVAETHGLFGNLKPAAETESHE
- a CDS encoding 4-oxalocrotonate tautomerase family protein, encoding MPLLNVKLMEGVFTPDQKQEMIRKLTDVMVSVEGESIRPATWIIVEEVKSREWGVGGKTVSTADVKARAVSKPAS
- a CDS encoding antibiotic biosynthesis monooxygenase; protein product: MSAKPTAFAAKLEPPYYAVIFSSQRTEGDRGYERMAERMFELASTQPGFLGVESARDADGFGITISYWSSAEAIAAWKAHLDHKPAQEAGKRVWYADYQVKIAKVERAYGKTPAA
- a CDS encoding DUF1272 domain-containing protein; the protein is MLQLRPTCENCNAALPPDSTDAMICTFECTFCRSCVENILDNVCSNCGGGFCPRPIRPKNDWKAGDYLGAYPASTTVKHRPVDPRQHKQFAAAIKSIPPEQR
- a CDS encoding carboxymuconolactone decarboxylase family protein encodes the protein MYNKANLTKLKKMDTLAPQLMKAFWAFDKAAVADGAIPVKYKELIAVAVALTTQCPYCIDIHSTNARKAGATDAEITEVAMVAAALRAGAAVTHATHALPD
- a CDS encoding PhzF family phenazine biosynthesis protein, producing MSLPYYHVDAFTGRQFSGNPAGVCLLTDWLPDATLQRIANENNLAETAFVVHRESAFDLRWFTPTIEVDLCGHATLASAHVIFRHLGYRPSVIRFRTRSGALTVTHREELLTLNFPARPAAVCATPAELIAALGHAPTLTAKARDYVAIFDTEQAIRELQPDLAAVARLDALGVIATAPGEHSDFVSRFFAPRAGIPEDPVTGSAHCTLVPYWAERLGRAELHALQLSRRGGELFCEQRGQRVSIAGRAVTYSSGFIHLH